The proteins below come from a single Cupriavidus pauculus genomic window:
- a CDS encoding efflux transporter outer membrane subunit yields MKPDYKLTPRAVVLAGLMLAGCAVGPDYVKPRADLAPFHSTAAATATAAAAPVNLDTWWTGFDDPMLVTVIERALAQNLDLAAALARVEQARAVAQAAGAELLPTFDLSASAAAQRQSLQSPFGTLAQTFPGFDRNQRHYTAGAVASWEIDLAGGLRRGAAAARAEAEAASADHVGTRVTVAADAADAYLQVRGYQSRLAVALDQIRTDERLLDLVRERRRYGAADDRQVAQADALLRQARATVPLLRIGLEAQLNRLDVLMGVQPGTYAAELAPPAQDAVRIPSPPGIAGATEPLEMLRRRPDVLAAERRLAASNERIGAALADYYPKLSLSGALGFDSITTNGLFSARSFQPVGTAGLRWRLFDFGKIDAEVKQARGGYAEALAGYRQSVLRAAEDVENAMTSMAQTAERRQELQAEVAALQRARELSEQAYRLGAITLTDVLDADRQLLVARDGEDEARTNTSRAAVTLFRSLGGGWTVPPANPAPPAAIARD; encoded by the coding sequence GTGAAGCCCGATTACAAACTCACCCCGCGCGCGGTGGTCCTCGCCGGTCTGATGCTGGCGGGCTGCGCGGTCGGACCCGACTACGTGAAGCCGCGGGCGGACCTCGCGCCGTTCCATAGCACTGCGGCGGCAACCGCAACCGCAGCCGCAGCACCGGTCAACCTCGACACATGGTGGACCGGCTTCGACGACCCGATGCTGGTCACCGTGATCGAGCGCGCGCTGGCGCAGAACCTCGACCTCGCGGCAGCGCTCGCACGGGTCGAGCAGGCCCGCGCGGTGGCGCAGGCCGCCGGCGCGGAACTGCTGCCGACGTTCGACCTGTCCGCATCGGCCGCCGCGCAGCGCCAGAGCCTGCAAAGCCCGTTCGGCACGCTCGCGCAGACGTTCCCCGGCTTCGACCGCAACCAGCGCCATTACACGGCGGGCGCGGTCGCCAGCTGGGAGATCGATCTGGCCGGCGGCTTGCGGCGCGGCGCCGCCGCCGCGCGCGCGGAGGCGGAGGCCGCTTCTGCCGACCACGTCGGCACACGCGTGACCGTTGCCGCCGATGCCGCCGATGCCTATCTGCAGGTGCGCGGCTATCAGTCGCGGCTGGCGGTGGCGCTGGACCAGATCCGCACCGACGAGCGGCTGCTCGACCTCGTGCGCGAGCGGCGGCGATATGGCGCGGCGGACGACAGGCAGGTCGCGCAGGCGGATGCGCTGCTGCGGCAGGCCCGCGCGACCGTGCCGCTGCTGCGCATCGGGCTGGAGGCGCAGCTCAACCGCCTCGACGTCCTGATGGGCGTGCAGCCCGGCACGTATGCCGCCGAACTGGCCCCGCCCGCGCAGGACGCGGTCCGCATTCCGTCGCCACCGGGCATTGCCGGCGCAACGGAGCCGCTCGAGATGCTGCGCAGGCGTCCCGACGTGCTGGCGGCGGAGCGTCGCCTTGCGGCGTCCAACGAACGCATCGGGGCGGCCCTGGCCGATTACTACCCGAAGCTCTCGTTGTCGGGCGCGCTGGGCTTCGACAGCATCACGACCAACGGGCTGTTCTCGGCACGGTCCTTCCAGCCGGTGGGCACGGCGGGCCTGCGCTGGCGGCTGTTCGACTTCGGCAAGATCGATGCCGAGGTCAAGCAGGCGCGCGGCGGCTACGCGGAAGCCCTGGCCGGTTACCGGCAATCCGTATTGCGCGCCGCGGAGGATGTGGAGAACGCGATGACGTCGATGGCGCAGACGGCGGAGCGGCGACAGGAGCTGCAGGCCGAAGTGGCCGCTTTGCAACGGGCGCGCGAGTTGTCGGAGCAGGCCTATCGCCTGGGCGCCATCACGCTGACCGACGTCCTCGATGCGGACCGGCAACTGCTGGTGGCGCGGGACGGCGAGGACGAAGCGCGCACCAATACGAGTCGCGCCGCGGTCACGCTGTTCCGGTCGCTGGGTGGCGGCTGGACGGTGCCACCGGCGAACCCGGCACCCCCGGCCGCCATCGCACGCGATTGA
- a CDS encoding LysR family transcriptional regulator, with protein sequence MDRLQAMEVFARVVEANSFSRASDSLDLSRTSVTTIVKSLEAHLRTPLLQRTTRKLKLTPEGAEYYEHCVRILAEISETEAAMAGAGRGPRGKLRVDMPATIGKWLVTPQLHRFHELYPDVELIVGYGDKLVDLIQDGVDCAIRVGELQDSTLIARRLADMPTITVASPHYLHRRGMPRTLEDLDRHMAIHYISSKTNRAIPLSFTVEGRIVEVPVPGKLGFNDADAYVECGLTGTGILQPPRFMVGEHLRSGALVEILPQWRPRTLPISAIYPQSRHLAPKVRVFVEWVLSLFEASPLFAAEAARPRSAGTAGTGGAAGAAGAYGLAAGALAPLPD encoded by the coding sequence ATGGATCGGCTGCAGGCGATGGAAGTATTCGCGCGCGTGGTGGAAGCGAACAGCTTCTCCCGCGCCTCCGATTCCCTCGACCTCTCGCGCACGTCGGTCACCACGATCGTCAAAAGCCTGGAAGCGCATCTGCGCACCCCGCTGCTTCAGCGGACCACGCGCAAGCTCAAGCTTACGCCCGAGGGCGCCGAGTACTACGAGCATTGCGTGCGCATCCTCGCCGAGATCTCCGAGACCGAGGCGGCCATGGCGGGCGCGGGAAGGGGGCCGCGCGGCAAGCTGCGCGTCGACATGCCCGCCACCATCGGCAAATGGCTGGTCACACCGCAGCTGCACCGCTTTCACGAGCTATACCCCGATGTCGAATTGATCGTCGGGTATGGCGACAAGCTCGTCGATCTGATTCAGGATGGCGTGGACTGCGCGATCCGCGTGGGCGAACTCCAGGACTCCACGCTGATCGCGCGCCGGCTTGCGGACATGCCGACGATTACGGTCGCCAGTCCGCACTATCTTCATCGTCGTGGCATGCCCCGCACGCTCGAGGATCTGGACCGGCATATGGCCATCCACTACATCTCGAGCAAGACCAACCGCGCGATACCGCTGAGCTTCACCGTCGAGGGCCGCATCGTCGAAGTCCCGGTACCCGGCAAGCTCGGCTTCAACGATGCCGATGCGTACGTCGAGTGCGGACTGACCGGTACCGGCATCCTCCAGCCCCCGCGCTTCATGGTGGGCGAGCATCTGCGGTCGGGCGCGCTCGTCGAAATCCTGCCCCAATGGCGGCCGCGCACGCTGCCGATCTCCGCGATCTATCCGCAAAGCCGGCACCTCGCGCCCAAGGTGAGGGTGTTCGTCGAGTGGGTGCTGTCGTTGTTCGAAGCCTCGCCGCTATTTGCCGCGGAGGCCGCGCGCCCTCGCAGCGCGGGCACTGCGGGCACCGGGGGCGCTGCGGGCGCTGCGGGCGCTTACGGCCTGGCGGCCGGCGCGCTGGCGCCGCTGCCGGATTGA
- a CDS encoding acyloxyacyl hydrolase: MTRAVPTALALLVASLAAAGRPSVAHAEIPAPAVHVAFGRDYSHDINKYEIGFQFDSGFNWGNPQGWQTTLYWEFDLAQWQARYGTPRQNVVEGGFSPLFRLQKRGGSWEPFIEGSVGIRIMSHSSTSPQHNYSTAFRFTETIGFGVAFGPRNAAELGMRFQHLSNATIKKPNPGTDFITGFFNYRF, translated from the coding sequence ATGACGCGCGCTGTCCCCACCGCGCTCGCGCTGCTGGTCGCGAGTCTTGCCGCAGCGGGACGCCCTTCCGTCGCGCATGCCGAGATTCCGGCGCCCGCGGTGCATGTCGCGTTCGGCCGCGATTACTCGCACGACATCAACAAGTACGAGATCGGGTTCCAGTTCGACTCGGGATTCAACTGGGGCAATCCGCAGGGCTGGCAGACCACGCTCTATTGGGAGTTCGATCTCGCCCAATGGCAGGCGCGTTATGGCACGCCGCGACAGAACGTCGTGGAGGGCGGCTTCTCTCCGCTGTTCCGTTTGCAGAAGCGCGGTGGTTCGTGGGAGCCGTTTATCGAGGGCTCCGTGGGCATCCGGATCATGAGCCATTCGAGTACATCGCCGCAGCACAACTACAGCACCGCATTCCGCTTCACGGAGACGATCGGCTTCGGTGTGGCATTCGGCCCGCGCAACGCGGCCGAGCTCGGCATGCGATTCCAGCATCTGTCCAACGCGACGATCAAGAAGCCGAACCCGGGCACGGACTTCATCACGGGTTTTTTCAATTACCGCTTCTAG
- a CDS encoding carbonic anhydrase, producing MEVVKRLILENRAWASEMLARDPEGFARLSAGQAPAVLWIGCSDSRVPAELITNAAPGDFFVHRNIANLVVEHDPSLMSVLQYAVEVLKVDNIIVCGHRGCGGVRAALARIPELPHVDARLDSLRQVYRHHCRELDALPDDDARVERLVELNAVAQIERLAALPLIRQAWDSGRPLQLHAWVYDLHTGLLDQRHSIAPSPVSALAA from the coding sequence ATGGAAGTCGTGAAGCGCTTGATCCTTGAAAACCGGGCGTGGGCCAGCGAGATGTTGGCCCGCGATCCCGAAGGCTTTGCTCGCCTGTCCGCGGGACAGGCACCCGCCGTACTCTGGATAGGCTGCTCCGACAGCCGCGTCCCGGCGGAACTCATCACGAATGCGGCCCCTGGCGATTTCTTCGTTCACCGCAATATCGCCAACCTGGTGGTCGAGCACGATCCCAGTCTCATGAGCGTGCTCCAGTACGCGGTGGAAGTGCTCAAGGTGGACAACATCATCGTCTGCGGCCATCGCGGATGCGGTGGCGTGCGCGCGGCGCTCGCCCGCATCCCCGAGTTGCCGCATGTCGACGCGCGGCTCGATTCGCTGCGGCAGGTCTATCGCCACCACTGCCGCGAACTCGACGCATTGCCCGATGACGATGCGCGCGTGGAGCGCCTCGTCGAACTCAACGCCGTGGCGCAGATCGAGCGGCTCGCGGCGCTGCCGCTGATCCGCCAGGCCTGGGACAGCGGCCGGCCGCTGCAGCTCCACGCATGGGTCTACGACCTGCATACCGGGTTGCTCGATCAGCGGCATTCGATCGCGCCGTCGCCGGTGTCCGCGCTGGCCGCCTAG